cgcgacctccTGCTCTTTAACCCAAGGcgaagatttaaaaaaaaattagatGAAAATTGGAAATGCTGTACAGTACAATAAATTATGACATATTGTATGTCATGTGAAGTATTTCGAGTCGGAGGTCGGGGCTGGGATTTcgttttgtttataatttagTTAACGTCTTTAGTCCTTGCGAGGGCACGTGCATCTAACTACTACACATTACAGTAACGCGCCTCAATGAAAGATGTTATCACTCACTGCAATGTAGTTCGTCAGATCCATCTTCACAGTTGGGATTGCCGTCGCACGTGTGAGCCATACTGATACACTGTCCGTTCCCGCACTGGAACTGTCGGGAGGTGCACTCGACGGCTCCTGCAGGTACATATCGACTTAAGTATACGACATCGCATTATGTCAGATCAAATAATATCTGGGTGCCGTGTGTGTGTATCGTTAGATCTTGTCTGAGAAATCTTTTCTTCatgtacatgagtgagtgagtgagtttgcttttacgccgcttttagcaatatcccagcgataacacggcgggggacaccagaaaatgggcttcacacattgtacccatgtggggaatcgaacccgggtcttcggcgtgacgaacgaacgctttaaccactaggctgtccCACCGCCCTAATACGACATGGGATAAGTTACATGACAGTTAACCTTCTAGcccctcacaggcagcttgggtttgttacggttaataaatggccgtgacaaaaggtataagaaagtccctctgaaccagcaaaatataacacagacaagtctaaaatattcaataatatactgggcaaacaatgagcaagttacaattaATCACAATACAGATGTCTAGTGCAGTGCAGTCACAAGTCGAGAGTAATGGGCCACAAGTATCAAATATTTGCTAAGTAGAGTGTGGGCAATTACAATGAGAGCTTGTTTACAAAGTGAGTAGTCTGGCAGGCTGCGTCAAACGATGGTGATAcactgatgcagaagaagagAAGAAACACGGTTCCTTCCTACAGACTTGCAGAACACAACAGGTTATTTTTCCAGGATATTCTGCAAGACACTTGCATTCATAAAAACCAGTAAACGGGAACTGGTGAATTCACTGACATCAAGATATAAAATTTAATCATGTATAcagtatgtgtcttgggtgtgaaACCAATTGTGCCTGATGTCTTAAGGTCTGTTGCATTCCGCTGTTTGAATCTTAATTGTTTGTTCAGATggtaaatgtttccaaattgtaGTCACCACTTTGTCACGTTATTAGAGACCAATCTTGCTTTTTTTAGGCGTATAACAGTCCATCCAGTTAATATACATGCACGCCATCATCAGGTTGTCATTAAGAGTTTGTGTGCAAATAATTATTTGGTTTCATTTTTGTGTGATTGTCTTGACTTGATAGCTGTTCTTTCTTGGGGACTGATCACACTTTACACATTactacaataaagaagtttatTTTTCACTTGCTGACAGTTGAAGAGAAAGATACAGTAAGGATTTATCAGAATTTATTGCATCTATATTTCTTTGTTATAACTATTATCAGCTGTTAAGGAGGCTACAGGTCTTTATCATTTTACATGTTATGTAgattttgcagattttgcagATTACACGTGCACGGAAATTGAAAAAGTAATAAAACTGATGTTTGACGCACCGATACAGAGTCTCTACCGACTTACTCCGAAAGCATACGCTAAAGAATTTATGGCACTTCAGTAAATTTCAGCAATGAGATTGAACTTGTCGACTTCCATAACGGTAAAGATATCACCATACcagtttggaccaaacaatccagtgatcaatatgacgagcatcgatctacgcaattaggaaccgatgacatatgccagccaagtcatcgagtctggccacccgatccatgcttgcctcttacgaaaagcatgggttactgaatgcCAATTTTCTaaccgtgaccttcacgggtcttacgTGTTAGGACAGGAAAGGACATGCATGTAGACATCGATCTGGCGGAGCTATCAGCACTGACGGAACAATCCGGACATGTGGGATGTATATGTGAGAGACTATGCCGAGATCTAGTCTGGATATGTAATATCACACCTCCATCAGGTCAATCAATATACCCCGTGATAACAGCACGATTATTCAGTGAGTAACGCTGTATTTCTGTAATGTTATACTCTGTCATGTTATTGTGAGAATAACGTATCTCACGAAATTGACGAAAGGCGTGGGAAGCTTTCCacttcaatgagtgagtgaatgaatcttttttgacaatattccagcaaaatctcggcgggggacactagaaatgaaccacacattgtacccatttaggGACTCGAACCAAGGCCCTAggtgtgacgagagaacgcgaTAAACACTaacctaccccaccgccctccgCGTCAGTGACGGTTAGGATGTGTGAGTGGCTGCTATGTACCCCTACAATCATCGGTATAACACATATTAACCACgtggctcgctgatttggttgacacctcatcgtatcccatttgcttaATTCGATGCTGTAGATCAccgaattgtctggtccggactcgattaccTACAGACTTACAGACCATTTAGCGGGAATGTTGctagtgcgacgttaaacaacaaacagctaCCTCACTCTATCAAAAGTCAGGGAGGTTTGGTCTCCTAGTGGTGaaacgttcgctcatcacgccgaagacccgggttcgattcccctcatgcccatttctgatgtcccctgcgtaatatttctggaatatggctgaaaaCGGTGTGAAATGATACTCACTCACGGACTATCTAACTCCTAGTAGTGGGGTCAGTAGCAAGTTCTTACCACATCCGACTTCATCACTTTTGTCCAAACAGTCGACCTGTCCGTCACACTGCCACTGCCCAGGAGCACACTCCCCGTCACATTCAAACTCCCCACTAGAACACTGCACTGTAACAGAGAATCCTTATTAACAAACTTCAGGACAACGCTTTTTATTTCGTGATTCAGTAATGCAGGAATCCGGATCGCACTCTTGGGCGACCAGGCGGACTGAAGGAGAAGTGTGATCATTGAAACTTATCGTGAATACGGGTTCGACCTCTTGTTTGATTCAAACCATACAGTCAAACTGTGACACCGATACCAGGTGAACGTATGTTTATTATCATACTGTCCGTATTCATTTCTGGACTCCCATTTCCGACCCCATTCATTTTTCAGTCCGACGTGAAACAAGGAAGAGTTTTCCTGTCTCACATTTCCCTGATCGATGTCGTGCGTGCTAAAACATATTCTTAACCTCGCACACACTGATCAGCAAATCATCTTGATCTTTCTTTATGTACATTtattaaatgattttttttattttaaaatgtcaCAATTAGTGAACAGAATTTTGGATAATTTTATTTCTCGCACAACAGCTCTCCTATCGGTTGTGCTCGTAGATGAGAACagataaatacaaaataaagacTTTATCCATCAGTGGATATTAATAGAGCTGGCCTTATCCACAAATAATGccgtaaataaatatttaaactttatgtgtttgtgtgtgtgtgtgtgtgtgtgtgtgtgtgtgtgtgtgtgttgtgtgtgtgttgtgtgtgtatcTATTCATTTCATGACCGTTTGGAATTATGTTAAATTTGTTCTAGTGTCAGTACAAGTTATGCAGCTATCCATGTTTGTGCCTCACAATCCCACTAACTAAAAATCGTCAATTATTTGTATTTGAATAAAGTTGTCTTTCTAAAGTTTATACTCATAACAAGTATGATATACTGATGGAAACGAATAAAGGAAAACATGCATGTGCAAGGAttcctttatttatttgcagactttcactcacagtgcaataTGAAGCTTGACATGAAACCAGAAAAGTGCATGGGAACACTTGCACTTTCGTGTGTTCCTGTATTCGTTTCCATGGGTATATATTTGTACGTAATACTTACATGACATTACAGCATCAAACACAGCCGCCATGGCCAGTAAATAAGCCAAACAAAGAGAGACGGAAGCCATTGTATCTTAGTCCTTTCAATCCTCTGAAGCAAACTGCCAGTACTGTCCGATCAACGAGGTTTATCCCCTATCCTACAGCTGTGACGCATGAACGAAATAGTTTCCACTTACGGAAATGCCACCTATTCATTTACgatatatttgtatttaaatgtagcCATCGACATTGAGATATTCGTTGACATACAGAACAAGTAGGTACTGGACGTTACTTGtataataaacatatataaTATCGACTTATTGTAGTACTTATTAGGACAATTACTTGATCTACCAAATAGTCAATTTATTGATATTAGTGTCATAATTGCGCTGTGTGAATAATGGTTGGATTTTTTTCGGGTTATTAGTAGAATCTGTTTCGGCGAATAATTGACTGAGGCTGTTTTCTGGCACTGAAAACTTTTTTTGTCGCTACATAGTATTTAGATCTATTTGTCCGGACAAATTTAGTTTTTTGGTATGTGTAATGAATGGGTAAATACGAATAATTGTAATTATGAGTAGATGAAGACTGAATTGGTTTTATACACGGAAAATCATTTAATCACCCAACAGATGcttttcaaatgttcaaatgCTTTTTCTCTTAGCACTTCATCTAAAAGTGATGAAATGATAAAGGAATCTGTTTTGCATAACAAGATGTTACATAAATACAATCAGTTTCAAGCAGACCATTGGGTTACGTGATGACAAAATAATTTAAGCCCTTGTAACCACGAcagaaaaatattaatcaaATAAACCAAACTTATTAAGGTGTATAGAGACACGATTTTCAGGAGCActataatattatatacaccCACTTTGCTAATGTACTGTGCATAATATTGTATTTGTAAACCATGTTTGGTCACTCGTTCCAGTTGAGCTATAAACATTCTAAAAGTCTTCAGGATCGCTGTACACAGTATTCAGAACTATGTTAACGAGTGAGTAAGTGCGGTATAACTGTTGTGAATATGTctgcaatgtcacggcggggggcaccagaaatgggcttcacacattgtagggaTTTGAACTGACGTGCAAAAGCTTTAACTGCTAGACTACTTGTGTTCACGAAAGACACCTGTGTCGACAACTCTACACTCCCAGTGTAGATTGAGAGACAATCAGGGTAGATTCACTCAGGAGAGGTCCACTCATATTTCTCCCCATACCCGTCTCCTGAAATTGATAGTCACGAACTTTCTTCCCAGTGTGCTTGCTCTCACCTACCAGCTGTGACAATCTGTGATCTTACAGTGTCTCGATGGTAGCATGGGTGGGTCCCACTACCCCGACCCGACTCCAGCCACGACAGGTGAGGCCACGTCACCTGCAGACTTAATGGACCGGTCTCAAATCAAACAACGTTGTTTAGATCTTTACTGAGAACTGTTTATATCTTTAGAGAGAACTGTGGTCATCATTCTGCTGAAAGTAAGTACTGTAGTGCTCTTATGCAAGTTTAGTATGGCACCATTATGTAAATGGTCTCCAGAATACATAAACAGTTCCTCTGACAACTAACTGAAGGTTGCAGAAATTGGCGTGCAATTATCTTGTAGATGTACTCATATTCCACACAAATAACATTTGTTGGTCTGCAATGTCTTCTACTATAGATACTGATAATGTGCTGTCTACCGAGTGTTGTATGTGTGTGATGTACATTGTTCTGCATGACAATGTGTTGAGCAAATTGTACAACGAGACAATGCGTTCATTATATTGTACAGCATGGCACAGTGTTGTGCACATTGTACTGCATGGCAATGtgtaatatattgtacagtGTACACAGCTGCATGTCAGTGTGCTGTTAACGTTGTATAACAGAGAGAGGTACAGGCAAGTATGTGGGTCTGCAGGACACTCTCCGTGACGATCCAAGTTTTGGGCATAATACCTTATAAGCAATGGTGCAACAATGTCTATGGTCATACAGGATAtggatatgtatatgtatgtatatactatAATGTGGAATAACTGCAACAGTCGACTTCCAAGGACCCACGACCGCATTGTTAAACAGGCTTGGTGAAATGATGTGACATACAGGATGACAACGTTGGTTGGTCGGCTGATTgtttattccagttatatatggcggtctgtaaataatcgaatctgaagcagaaaatccattgatcaacagcatgagcagcgatctaaGTCTTCAGGacacgataacatgtgtcaagcaaatcagcgagtctgaccacccaatctcaaCATTCATAAACCCATTCcgtttttcagattttcttccTCCTCGACGGTCGTAAACCTTAGTGGATCTCCTAGAGATGAACATCATAACGTTTCGTAAGTCGTTGTTGTATGGCCTTCTCTCCGCTGCCCTCCTCGTACTGACAGGGCGGTATGTCCTTCACAGCAAGCTGTTCATTTTGGCTATAACGTCTTTCAGTGAGTACTATGCCATGGACGAACATCTCCTGGATACAGCATCAGATGAGACCGGACCAGGAGAGCTTAACCTGGCCAACACAAATCTGCGAAATCTTACCCAGGTTTCAAGCCTCTTCGCAAAACAAAAGCTCTTACATAAAACTGGTGAGCCCATACTTCTTCTGTTTACAACCTGGGACAGTCCCGCTGGCAATGACATGGTGAGGAGGAGTGTTCTGAGGAGCTGGAGCTGGCTGAAACCTGCGGTCATCCCAGTTCTGTTCACATCAGATCCAGACGCAAAGACTGAAGCTTTGTTACATGGCTGGCATTCTCACAATGTCACCGAGCAAAGCTGCTATCCCAATGCAACACCAACTTTGAGGTCTATGTTCTACACAATCGCAGAACTCTACGGCAAAAGGATTCCACTTCTTGGCTTTGCTGCAAGTGACACGTTGTTCGACGAAAGCATTGTATCGACCTTTCAAGCATTCATTCGAGAACAGCTTGCCAGAGATAATAAACCATTTGTTGTCCTTGGCAAACGAACCGATGTTCTTCTGGAAAGTGGAGTTGAGTTGGAGAGCAGTTTAGACGTGCGTCAATGGTCCCGTAAAGGTAACTTCACAAAGGACGGGTTATCGGGATTCTTTGTCACCAATCGGATGTTTCCGTGGACTCGTCTTCCACGTGTTAATGGGGCTCTACAGGGTGTATATGAATGGATCGGTGTGTTTTGCACACACAACTATGTTCCTCTTTATGACATTACCGCCACTGCTTTGTCGGTGCACATTCACACTAAACCAACAGCAGCGCAGAGAAGCCTGACTGCTTGTAATGAAGATATCATTAACAAGAGCGGCCCTCATCCACCAAACAACCACTGTGGACATATAGAGTGTTTTACCTTGCGCTCTAAGTCGACAACGGGAGGGCACATAAAGTTTTATGAAATTGCTACATCGGCTCTGCCAGAAAGTTGTAATGATTGTGGGATGTAGCTGTTCTTGGTCGTGTCCGTGATAGGTCGAGACGTACACAATGAACATTTCCGGACGTCTACGAAATAATGCGACATCATCACTCTAGATGATGCTGTTTTTCTCAGTGTAAAGTTAAAAatggaggagtgagtgagtttagttttacgccgcacacagcaatactccagctatatggcggaaagTGGAGGACAACAGACAGTAGCCTAgtgatatttattatatattatctgtgtcactttcacgaattgtgtgtGCAACATTTCCAGTGAATCACATCAGCCTCAGACAACCCCACATTTCTGACGTTCATCTGTTGTGTTGAAAGGTAATGTAGACTACGGGATCCTATAACGATTTCTAACGGCTGATTTTCTGTAATGTGTTCATAAAGAGTTTGCGGTATCAAGTGTTCGGATTAGTCTTGTTTGCAGTTATACttgcatgacgtcacagcatCAAATACAGCCGCCATGGCCAGTAAATAAGCCGAACAAAGAGAGATGGAAGTCATTATATCTTAGTCCTTTCAATCCACTGAAGCAAACTGCCAGTACTGTCCGATCAACGAGGTTTATCCCCTATCCTACAGCTGTGACGCATGAACGAAATAGTTTCCACTTGCGGAAATGCCACCTATTCATTTACGATacatttgtatttaaatgtggCCATCGACATTGAGATATTCGTTGACATACAGAACAAGTAGGGATTGTACTTTACTGTggtaataaatataaatattttattgtagtGCTGACTAGGACAGTTACTTGGTCTAGCAAATAGTCCACCTGTTGATATACGTGTCATAATTACTCGCTGTGTTTTGTGCTTATGAATATAGCAAATGTTGGTTCTTTAGTAGAATTAGTTTGCTGGATATTAGTAGGATCTGTTTCGACGGATAATGGACAGTGGCTACCCTCCGCTCTTTGTGTTCACGAAAAGCTTTACACTACCTATGTTATTGAGAGATGATGAGGGTAGATTCGCCCCTAGACGTCCACTCATGTGTCTACCCGTACCAGTCTTCTGAAATCTATAGTCACGAACGTATTTCATTGTGCTTTCTCTCACCTGCCAGCTGTGACAATCTGTAATCTTACAGTGTCTCGATGGTAGCATGGATGGGTACCACTACCCCGACCCGACTCCAGCCACGACAGGTGAGGCCACGTCACCTGTAGACTTAAGGGACCGGTCTCAAACAACGTTGTTTAGATCTTTACTGAGAACTGTTTATATCTTTAGAGAGAACTGTGGCCATCATTCTGCTGAAAGTAAGTACTGTAGTGCTCTTATGCAAGTTTAGTATGGCATCAGTATGTAAATGGATCTTCCAGAATTCATAATTAGTTTCTCTGACAACCAAAAGAACATTGAGGAAATATATAGGTATCACTACTGGAGATACACTACCATTAACTGTTGTAATATAACATACCTATGACaactgtttgtttacagtgGTCTGAATGGTTGTATGATAATTTGTTGTGTACATTGTACTGCATGGCAATgtgttgtttatattgtacAACATGGCaaagatttgtttacattgttccGTTTACGCTCATATCGTCGACCTTTCAAACAAACTTCACGACtgagtgaaaagaaatattgacGTCGTTTCATTTTCCCAGTTAATAAACTACGACGAGGACGACGACGGGGACGACGAAGAACCAAACATTTGTTAAAAGAGGATTATCTTGATTATGCGGATGAGAGCACACCTAATGAAATAACGACAACGGTATACTTTTTTATCAGTTTATTTCCATACTTGAATTAAagacgttgtcatccatatatacttgttctattTGTCATCCACATATACTTGTTCTATCAAATATATCGAGTCtcgttttcttttttgttgacTTTGTACATGAACCCATCGACAACCAAGTAGCGATTGCCTCAAGCTGTACGGATAGATCTCTGATCGTGCTGTGCATTTGCCATTTCGAAGCTGAATGAGAATTTATTGGCCAtttcatagatattcataccaAAGGTATTCACATTTTTCAATGTTTGCACCCTGCTAATTGTTACTCTAaacttttcaaacaaaacatctAGAGCAGGTTATCCGCAACCCTCATCACGCTTAATCAGAACCTAACCTTCAAAGGAAACAGCAGGTTGGCGTAATGAGACTAGTGGGAAATCGGAAGGTCGGCGTCTGAGATGACACCTATTGTACATCATAGCAATGACTTGTTTAGATGGTACAACACGGCAATGACTTTTTCAGATTCTACAGCATGGCAATGACTTGTTTATGTTGTACAACATGGCAATATTCTACTGCATGGAAATGTGATGTGCACATTGTtctacatgaaaatatgttgtgTACATTGTACTGCGTGGCAATGTGCTGTGTACATTGTTTTACAAGGAGACTTGTAAACAGGTATGC
Above is a genomic segment from Haliotis asinina isolate JCU_RB_2024 chromosome 7, JCU_Hal_asi_v2, whole genome shotgun sequence containing:
- the LOC137292000 gene encoding uncharacterized protein, translated to MGGSHYPDPTPATTVDLLEMNIITFRKSLLYGLLSAALLVLTGRYVLHSKLFILAITSFSEYYAMDEHLLDTASDETGPGELNLANTNLRNLTQVSSLFAKQKLLHKTGEPILLLFTTWDSPAGNDMVRRSVLRSWSWLKPAVIPVLFTSDPDAKTEALLHGWHSHNVTEQSCYPNATPTLRSMFYTIAELYGKRIPLLGFAASDTLFDESIVSTFQAFIREQLARDNKPFVVLGKRTDVLLESGVELESSLDVRQWSRKGNFTKDGLSGFFVTNRMFPWTRLPRVNGALQGVYEWIGVFCTHNYVPLYDITATALSVHIHTKPTAAQRSLTACNEDIINKSGPHPPNNHCGHIECFTLRSKSTTGGHIKFYEIATSALPESCNDCGM